One Simkaniaceae bacterium DNA window includes the following coding sequences:
- a CDS encoding NAD(P)-dependent glycerol-3-phosphate dehydrogenase codes for MKIGYLGSGAWAFALANLLAHNGHDVVMWSIETDVIQGLRDLREHPKFPGIHVEQKLQFTTELKDAVQGMDIIIESVTAKGLRPVLEQILEIQPMSVPFVMTSKGIEQGTGHLLPEIALEVLGQEYRNKIGILSGPSLADEVLHKIPTSVVAASYDPEIRNTISEIFSSSYFRVYPNSDLLGVAFGGAMKNIVAIASGISDGLGFGQNSKAAMITRGLHEMRKLAPYKGAKPETLNGLSGLGDLCVTSLSDKSRNYRFGNLIASGIDVEKAKQKIGMVVEGSYTVVSAMELSKKAGIPLPITSAVYDIIYKHLDPHEAVKALFSREIKDENL; via the coding sequence ATGAAAATAGGATATCTCGGTTCAGGTGCATGGGCTTTTGCCTTAGCTAATTTACTCGCTCATAACGGGCATGATGTTGTGATGTGGTCTATTGAAACCGATGTGATCCAAGGTCTGAGAGATCTTCGAGAGCATCCCAAGTTCCCCGGCATTCATGTCGAACAAAAATTACAATTTACAACCGAGTTAAAAGATGCCGTTCAAGGAATGGATATCATCATTGAGTCTGTAACGGCTAAGGGACTCCGGCCTGTGCTCGAACAAATTTTAGAGATTCAGCCGATGAGCGTCCCCTTTGTGATGACCTCAAAAGGAATTGAGCAGGGGACGGGGCATTTACTTCCTGAAATAGCGCTTGAGGTCTTAGGTCAAGAATATCGCAATAAAATCGGCATCTTAAGTGGGCCGAGCTTAGCGGATGAAGTATTGCACAAAATCCCAACATCGGTTGTTGCCGCTTCTTATGACCCTGAAATTCGCAATACGATTTCAGAGATATTTAGCTCTTCTTATTTCCGGGTTTATCCCAACTCCGACTTGCTCGGAGTGGCTTTTGGTGGAGCCATGAAAAATATTGTGGCCATCGCATCGGGCATTTCCGACGGACTTGGTTTTGGCCAAAATTCTAAGGCGGCGATGATTACTCGCGGTCTGCATGAGATGCGCAAGCTAGCTCCTTATAAGGGGGCAAAGCCCGAAACGCTCAATGGGTTATCGGGCCTTGGCGATTTATGCGTCACGTCTCTTTCCGATAAGAGCCGCAATTATCGTTTTGGCAATCTCATCGCATCGGGTATCGATGTCGAAAAGGCAAAGCAAAAAATCGGCATGGTTGTCGAAGGCTCATACACTGTCGTCTCAGCTATGGAGCTGAGCAAAAAGGCGGGTATCCCTCTTCCGATTACATCCGCCGTTTACGATATCATCTACAAACATCTCGATCCCCATGAGGCGGTGAAAGCTCTCTTTAGCAGAGAGATTAAAGACGAAAATCTTTAA